tacGGTTCTGGCCCCTGAAAGACGTACTTACTGAAAAATACGGCTTTGATGCTTCGACCGCCGAAGAAATAGCCAGTTTCTTGCTCCCGATGCTTGAAATAGATCCAAGGAAAAGAGCTGACGCTGGCGGTATGGTAAATCATCCGTGGTTGGCAGACACTCCGGGCATGGAAAACATTACTGTAAGTGATAGAAAACTGTACGGAAGTGGCGCAGACATTCCAGGGTGGCATAAGGAAGCCAATGGAAGAGAAGACCCTAGTTAGCACTCGGAGTTTGGCATATTATGCTTCCTCTTCGGTAGTCAAGCCTTGTTTTATTTATCGTTTGATATTATTATACAATACTCTATTCTATATTCATTTATCAAAAACTGCAATGATGCATGGGTCCAGGGAATTCTTTACTTTACTTGTACTTTCTTAACCGTATGATATTTCGACGGAAAGAGTGGTTCCTCAGCTGATTACCCCTATCCTGTGCAAATCATTTTCGGAGTACGTCATCGACCAACCTAAGGGAGCTGCGGCTACCAGAATTATCTGCGTTTATCAGGGCAAGTTATATGTCTAAGAATATTCCATATGGTTCGTTTAGATGATCTTTGAAGAAGGGAGCTCTAAACTCTCGCCATCTTGGAAATTTTACACACCATTACTTTAGAATTTAGAAATCATACCACCTAACTTAAAATTTATACAAACTGTGCACTGAAGAATATAAATACAGATATAGAGTACCTCATCTCATCGTCGTAAAATGTTCCTATCCTGTCACAGAACATCAGTTCGAATAATCCAATCCATCTAATTAATTCTACAGGCGAACGCAAACCATCTAAACAGACTATCTACAATGTACGCAGCTTTGAGATCCGCTATAACCCCAAAGAACGTTACTGCATTTGTGGCTGGCTATGTAACAACAGAGATGGCGTTATCCTACTGGTTTCGACTCCAGAGCCTCAAGAGCCGGTCATTGGTATTGGCAAGGACTTCTAAACAGTACTAAAGCGCCAGCCAGTTCTTGAGGATAGGCGCCGAGGTGCAGGTAAACTTTTATGCGCCTATAAAAAGCTAAGCGTTAGCAGATACCCGACGCTAGCTCCCGAAGAGAAAACATATTTTTACACAGATTACACGTACGTAAAATCTATACGATTAATATTATAGGTCTGGCACCTAGTGTGTCTTCTCGCGACATTAACCTTTATTCTTCTTTTAAAGAGTACGAGATTCTTCGTATAGCCGCATGCGTAAATCTATGGAACGATGTGGTTGAATACGGGTATTAAGAGGGTATTGTATACTGGAGAACATCCCGGACATTAGAAGTCTTACATCGCAACCTAACTAATAGATACTCTAGAAACTAAGTAGAATTGATTAGGCATAAGCGGGCGGCTAATGCTATCAAATAAAAGATAGTAAGATGGAAGCAATAACAGCAAAAAATGAATTGCCAATGCTAACTTTGTTCCCATAGGCAGCAGCATCAttctttgaagaagaactgGCTCTTGATGTAGTACTTGCAACCTCTGGAATGTTACCGCCAACGATAGCGTTTCTCAGGTTTTGTGGAGGGTACGAGATAGTCAAGTTCAGTTCAGTTCCTTGCTGATCGTAGACCTTGTATTTAGATGGGTTCTGATTGTATGTGATGTTAACAAACTTACCAATGTTGTTGTGATTAACACCGTTTTCAATTAGATGGGTAATTTCATCTGGCTGGTCTGGAACGTCGAAGTCTTTAACTCCAAAGTTGGAATACCCGGCAGAAATTTCTGAGTCTGCGCACTTGTAGATTTTAGTGTCAGCAACATCGTCCTTGTTGATATCGGGGAGAGTGACCTTTTCATATTGTTCCCGAAGGTTTGCAAAGTCCTGTAGGTATTTTACATTACCTTCGGTGTCAACTTCAACAAGCCCGTAGCCATTGGCCTCCTTGGTGTACTCGTAGACAAGTCCACCGTTGAAAGTGTTTATAAGTCCTCCAAAAAGACCTTCCGAGATCTCGTCGAAAATTCTTGGCATATGTAGAATGCAACCGACCTCAGAGAAAAGAAGAGGTATAACGGCGTCCGATACAGAAGCGTTCAATTTATCATAACCAGAAGATTTCCAATCTGAGCTACCAGAGCACCATTCGTACGTGTTCAAACCCAAAAAGTCCGAACGTGACTCCTGCAAATCACTGTCGATAGTGCTACCGTCCTTCGAATTACACTGTAAGTAGTCCAATGTTGGACCTCTGAGTTCAACGATGTTTGCAGCAGAATACCCAACAGGAATTTGTCTACTGGCATGTTTGGCGATATACTGCTTCATATCACGCTGAACAGCCCTAATATACTGTGGGGATACCCAGGCAGAGTTTTCTTGGTCGTTAATGACCTCATTACCAGCAAAGAAACCAAGAACGTTGGTATATTCTTTGAATGCTTCAATAAATTTAAAGACACGAGTCAAGTAGCGCTCATTGTACGTGCTAGATGGGTCAGCTCTGTTTAGAGATTCGCCCTGCTCGCCACTGTTAACATCCAAAATGAAACTTATACCAGCCCCATTGTAAATAGTCATACACTCATCATGGTTAACATCAGGATTCAAAGAGTAAATTCTAACTGTGTTGATACCCAGGGCCTGGAAGACTGCGGCATCACGTTCGCAAATATCTCTGTCGGACAAGAGATCTTTGCCGCTACGTGGATCATAACCAGATGATCCACCTGGCTGGTAGTCAACACCCTTGATAAAATAAACCTTGCTGTCCAGCTTTACACCGCTATCTGAATGAACCTGGACGTTTTTGATGAAACGCCTACCTTTTATTTCAATAGGAAGAATAGCATTGGCGTAATGAGAACCCAATGCTAAAAGCATCAGTACGGAGCGTAGAGAAACCATCGTCGAACTTACAGCTTCGACTACACCGAAAATACCCGCTCTTCAGGTTTAAGCCCCAATTTATGTGTGAATTATTAAGAGGTTACGACACCTGTTCGGTTTGAAACTATTACTATTCTATGCGTTGGTCCGATTTTCTATGCATAAAATTTACATATTGAGGTAATATTGTTTAACGATTTTGGGAGTAATAATCCCGGGGGGTTAAAATGAACTGCAGGATATGCATTCCGGTATGGTGACTGTGTATAAGTAGTCACATGGTGTTCTACGTGAGCACGTTCGCGTCGTTATCTTGATTTACTCTGCAACCGACCTATCAATTCTGGCACCCCTATCAAATAACGGGCTATGTTTCTTTTCACATCAAAATTTTTTCTACACAAAAGGCCCGCAAAGTGCGCTCTCTTTCTCTTCTACGTATCGCTTGTATTCTTTACTTACATAGATACAACAGCCTTGTATTGTGCACTTGGGCAATTGTGTGATTAATTGCAATTCGCTTATTGTACTGACCCATTATGGGATGCAAGCTAGAATAATCGCATGATGTATCTCCAGCTATTGACTTGCGGGAACCGTCTTTTACGTCTTCCTGTAAACCATAAAACAAGTGATATAGTTGGTCATTTTTCGTGCAATATTGTAGCCTATGTGGATCATCTTATCTAATATATAACTTTCTCGCGTGCAGGAATTTAAAGTTCATCCCTGAGGAATGCTTGGTCGTATTTGCCAGGTAGAAGTACAACGTAGTCAATGAAAAGATCGCCGAACCTCCGGCCGTCGTCAATCGGCATACCGAAACCTGGGATGCGTTCGACCTCACCGTTCTGTACAGTGCGTCCGCTCTTCCTACTGATTTCAACGGTCTTTTCTGGGTCGAGAAATTCAATGCTACGCGTCCAACCGCCCTGTAACGCTTCTTTCAAGCTTAACACTTCAGTTCTGAAAAGATCTTGACCGCGTCTCCTATATCCCATGTTGCCGTGGCCTGCCTCTACCACCTTTATATACAAGTCACCTGGTTCGGTGTTGGGAGACTTCTCTGCTTGGCCATGTTTCACGGCAACGTAGTCCCTTGGTGCACCAGCAGGTACTTGGGCACTGAAGTTCTTATTCTTCCTCACAACCTTAGCACCTTGGCACACCTTACACTTGTGTTGTATAACCTCACCGTTCCCTTCGCATTTAGGACACATTTGCTGGATCTGCTGCGTCATGAAACCCTGTCTGATCACCTGTATAACAATACCGCGCCCATTACACTGCGCACAGCGCTCCACCTTTCCATCTTCAGACCCAGATCCTTGACAATGATCACAGAAATCGTTCATTGCCAAACCAAATTCAACCGTTGTCCCATGGTAGTACTGTTTCAGCGTTATTTCGTCCTGTACCTGAAGACTCTGACCTTTTTGCTTTCTCATCCGACCGCCAGAATGGAATCCCCCGCCTCCTGCACCACCACCGAACATCTGCTCAAAGATATCAAATGGATCATGGAATCCACCGTTTGGCCCACCTCCAGCGCCACCGCCACCATTTTTCAACGCTTCGGCGCCAAACTGATCATATATCTTACGTTTTTCTGGATCACTTAAAGCTTCATATGCCTCACCAACCTCAATGAAATGGTGATGAGCACTCTCATCACCTGGATTTTTATCAGGATGGTATTTCTTGGACAACTGTCTATATGCTGATTTGATTTCCTTATCTGTAGCACCTTTATTAACACCTAGTATAGCATAATAATCCTGAGAAAACACCAATAATGGAAATAACAAAAGACCAGCAAAAAATCTCCAACGAGCCATTGCAACTAAAATCAATAAACAGTCTGGTTTATGTCCTTTAAGTCTATTATAGTATTAACTTAACTCTATATATCCCCATTGTAAATATTTAATAACAAAATCTAGAAGTATAGTTGTCATGTTCGGTGAAAAAAGCTAAGCTAAGCAAGATTATTAACACGATAAAATAATTCAcattattatatatataaatacatataaatatatatataatttaGACAATAGTAGGCGGAACCTAGGCGCGGTTAATAAACGTAGGCCTAGCCCGGTTTCCGCTTATTTCTCTCACTAATTTTTCCCTTTATTATAGGCGTAGAATAGTCATCTTTAGACCTTCTCCTCCTCGTCACTTTCCAAGGCTGCAAACGCATTAAAGGACATAGTTGGTTTGTCTACAACAATATCTCTAACATCAGCAGGTCTGGATGAAGCAATATTCTTAGTATTAGGTTTGATTTTTATAGTTTCTTGAGCAACAAATGTAGGTTGTTGTTGCTCTTCCTCTTCGCCTGCTGCTAAGGATGCTTTCCTGGTGGTGGTACTCCAACCTTCTTCATCTGTAGTAATTTTTGGTTTATGACCCTTGAGCTTTGGCCTAACAACTTGATGATGTGATGATCTTCTACGGGCTTTTTGATGGAAAAGGTCTGCAATTTCATGATGTTCTGCGACTTCAGCAATCATTGTCTTGAAAGCGTCGACGTCAAAGTTCACAGTTCCATTTTGTGCTGGTTTTAACTGTAATAATTCTTCCTCAGTATAAATCGCCATATTGCTCTTAAGACAGACTTAGGTTCGTGAATAGTGTATTTCTGGGGAGTGGGCAAATGTATCACTAGGTTTTAAAATGTTCTAAACGGTTTTGCAGGAATCGAAATTTTTCCGCAGAGAAAATAGGCCGGGTAATCATAAAATGGTTGGGTGGTTTAGGTTGAGGAACACTGGGACTGTATTAGCAATTGCATTGCAGCCTTGCGTTCCTCAATGGTTAGATGTTCGTTTTGGTATTTTGCGTAGTTTAGATGATAACTATGTCCGTTGGAAAGGAGCTTGGGGAGAAGAGTCGAGGTCAGGTCACACGATGCTTGTAGAGTTTGTTCTATAATGGAGGCTGGTGGGTTCTCCTGGTTGGACATAGAAAGGATTGATGTTTGCAGTTGCTGTATGCGTGTTCGAAGAGCTTCCGGTGACGGCCGCTTGGAAAGCAAGACCTCGACTTGCGGATTATGGTCATTTTGCTCCTCGGCGGAAATGCTGTTTAAGAGCGAGTCACGGATCTGTAGAAGTGCTGGGTTCTCGTATGTGTCAGTCTCAGTGCGCTTAGCTTCGATATGCAAGTTGTAGAAATGGTCTACTTCGTCTTTAACCTCCGGAACAGGGGAGGGAATAGTTAGGTCGTTGCGTTCGAGGGACTCGCATGTCCAGGGGAGAAGGACATCTACTGCATGGTCCTCGGCAGTTGATGGGAGGTCCTGGGAGCCATTTGGGGACGCGGGTGAGTTTGGAGAGGTGACCTGGTCATCCTCGAAAACCAACTCAAAGTCGTTTTTTGGCGCGGGCAATTGAGCGAAGAGACGTGTCAGGAACGCTTTGGGCTTGGATTTCAAGGTGGGCGCAGGTGGGGAAATCAACGCGGTACTGGAGGGATCTACATCGAAGATGGAACCTTGGCTTCTATTTGCGAGGATCTCTTTTCGTATCGCTGCAACGCTACTGGAACTACTTTCTGCCACGGTGCCCGACGGCGGCAGTTCTAGCTTCGGTTTCTTATACTCATTGTTGACAACATTATCTACTCCAACGATCTTTTTGTCGCTAGCATCCTCCAGGACACGCTTCTTCTTGCCAGTGGACTTCTTTGTAGCAGCTGTCGAACGGAGCCCCTTCTTGTCCACCTGTTTCTCGAACTTTTCCAGCTGGGCCTTTAGTCGCTGGTCCTCTTCCGTAGTATCATAGATACCACCAACGGGAGCCTGTTCGTAGGGTATCTCTTTGTTATAATCAAGCTGCGTAGCGAATTTCTTCTTTGGCGCGCGAATCTTAGAGTCCACACCGGCCTGCTTCAGTTCCCGTCTTTTCTGTAAATACGCTACACGTTTGCTTTCCTCCAGCATGCGCTCTCGTATCTTCCTCGTAGCCTTTTTACCCTGAGTATTCAGCAGCCGGGCCCTTGCCTCTGCCAGCATTTCTCTTTCGTCGTCCTCCAGCTCTTCACGGTCCGGCCTGGCAGCCTGCGTATCAGCATTCGGATTGAACTCCCCCACGCGCAGCGTATCCTGCTCCCCGTCTTCTTCGAGAAGCTTATTATATCTATCCAAACATAACTGAGCAGTGCGGCCCATCATATCGCCAATTGTGCGCCACTGATTCGGCAGTAGCTTACCCAAACGCAGCAACTTCACATCATCTTCCTTAGACCATTTCTCAAAGTTCAGTCTTGGGTTCAAATATTCATTCCAACGGTTCTGGCACTGTTTCCCACTCTTCTTCTGAAGCAAAGAAGCAACCTTATTCCATGAATGAGTACCGTATTTCTGTATCGCAGCTTTAAGAATTTGGTCCTCCAAATTGGTCCAAACGCCACCCTTCACATAGATAGGAACACCATGCATTATTGAATCTTTATAATTATCGTAAATTCGTAAGTCGACTAATCAATATTCGTATCGACTCATTTAATGCCAACCTTAACGATGTTTAATCTTTACTTAGTTGATGTGGTTGATGATTTGGATAACCTGAAGTCACCCTCATATTACAGAAAAAAAATGTTTATTACTCGCCAACACTAATTTAGGCTAATAACGTCACAACTAGGAGCATTGTTAGCGAAACGGTCAATTATAGTTAGTTCTAGCTATCCATAGCCCCACATGGTGTCACTCTTCTCTCCTAAGCATCAAAAGTTGGTAAATCAATGCTATCCGACCGGTAGAACACCTGATAAGAAGCCGAAGTCATCAGAGACGTCGTATTTATTGTATTATGTTAATTCAAGGAGAACGAAATTAGAGAAGGTGGGTGCCTACCTTGTTAAGCGGACAACGACTGATCTCAATCATAGGCGTATCGGCAATGTTATGGTAACTTTGGAGTTATTGGACAAAATTATTGTCAGTTGTAAGGAGAACCTAAACGTGTTCTTAAAAGAGTTTTTGGATATAATGATTAAAACTTTgaataataataactttaATATTGATGTTAGCGTTGTAGAGAAGATTGAGACTGCTTTCGGTAGTATTTGTCAACATTTGGATGGTGTTCTGTGCAATGGAGATTTGGAGTTTATTCAAATGTACGAAACATTTGTTAATATCTACTTTCAGGTTGTCACCGAGAGATTAAAAAATGATGATTTGTTGATGAAGGGGTGTTTGGATATATCTAAGACTACTAGTttggctagtaatccacAAGTGAGTGTTTTGATGGCTCGGGCTGTCGAACTGGCGTTGTGTAAGTTCCAAGAATTACACCTCCGCTTCCAAGGGGAGTATTTAGATGTAGACTTGAGTCCGAGTGAAAGACGTCTTTCTAGGTCACAAACGCATGTTGCTGGGCTTGAAGAAGTGCAGAACCCGATGGACTATTCTGAGATGGCATTACAGTCATTTTTTAATACAACTGAGACGGATAAACTTTCTATATCTATACGTGCACTTATTAAGCGGTTGATCGAAGTCCCGAATAAGGACTTGTTGCAATATATCTCAAATAGAATTCCGGTGCAATTGAGGTATATTATAATTTTGTTGTTTACGCGGGCGCTAACTACTCACGATGAAAGCTCCGTGGTGCTTCTGAAATTGATGACCACGTTGCTTGTTTCCGAGGTAAGCATTATTGGCCTAAGCGTTCTGGACTTCATGAGGAAGATTACTGCGTTCCAATTGAGTAATACCACTCACCCACAGATTGTAGATGCGTGCACACAGACAATCTCAGCACTGAACAGAAAGTGCTATTACAAAGATCAGTCATTGGACATGGTGTCTGAGCTTTTGTTGAAATTAAAGGATATCTCTTCACCGGTCCACAAGGAGATTCTTATTGGTGACTTGAATGCTATTTTGAAGACCATATCCGCCCCGTTCATCACACTGGACGTTTTCTTGGAGGTCGCTCCGTATGTGGATAACCACCTTGAACTGTTCTCTTTCGTCACTGAAAAGATCCCTGGTGGATTTGTTATGAATATGTTCTTCCGGTATTTGATTAACTTAAAATCCAAGGACGAACAAGAAGCGATTCTCGACGCTGCATTTGCTAAATTCAAGCATTTCACACTATTTTCTGGTTTGATATGTTTCTTAGAGGAAGGATACGCGCGCAACAATGTCTACTACTCATATCATATGCGCGCCGCTAAATTCCTAGAATTGGAGGACTACTATGAGCAAGCACTTCGCAAGAAACGAGAAAACGAACTGTTCACAAGAAAAGATTTAGTTAACTATTATTCGGACCCAGGTTGCAATAAATATGCCGAAAAAGGATTACGTATCCTCATACTCCAAACCAACCGGGTCTCTTCAACTGATCTTGTCTTTGAAACTCCTCCAGATGGGGACGTAGTTGATAGTAGCAAGTTCCCGTTAACTCCAACAACTTCACAACTTCAATCAAAAATGTTATCCAATAGCGATATCTCCATAAAATCCCTGGATAAATTGAAAACTCCCAAAGTCAGTGATTTAAAAAAGGCTGCCAGAGGTATACGGCTAGCTAAATCTCATGGTTCACTGCATGCGTCGCAATCGATCAAGTCGAAAATTACAAACATTACATTCCTACTAAACGAACTAAATAATGACCGTGATGCGGCTGGTGTCGAAGACTCCGAATATGCACAAGCAGACAATTCAAATAACTTAGTAAGCCCTTCACCGACATGTCAAATGCTCAGCGTTGGTACGCCAAAAAAAATTTCACTTGATGATTCTTTTCATGATGCATCTGCTGACGTTTCCAGCACCTTTAGGGGTAAATTGTTTTCATCATAGGTATAAAGCGTTCTAAAAGAAATAACCCGTCATATAGTTGAACCTTTCCCAATCTATACAAGTCCCTTGTTGCTCTTCGTTAAAGTTCGATaatttttttctttttcttgCTTTAAAAGATGCTTTGATCTTATGTCTAGCATTTTAGGGATAATAAAACTAGCTTCAAGCGAACATCAATGCTGCAATTGGTTAGAATACCGCTGAAGAAGACAGTTGAGATTGACCTGAAACGAGAGTTTGCCGATATAATAGATTCAACTTTTTATCAGGTGTCCTCAATTTTCAATGATGACTTGACGACGGTTAACCGAATGAGGGATATAGTAGTCGCCTCAGAAATCTCAGAAAAAACCTTACAAGTGTTGAAAGGGTATTACGATACTCTGAGATCACTGTTGGTCAAATTTCCTGATCGACAGATTAACTTTACGTGGTTTGAAACCTTAAGTCATAGGTCGATAAGTAAGTCGTCAAATCTGTTCCGGTTTGAGCTATATAACATTGTTTACAATATAGGGGCACTCTATTCACATGTCGCGCCAGAGGAGTTATCTATTGagaagttgaagacatCCTGTAAGTACTTTCAGATGAGTGCAGGTTGTTTTGACTATATTCTGAATTCTCTAGACGATGATATGAAGGATCtatttgaagaaaaggCTCTCCTTTCACTGAAGAATTTGATGCTTGCCCAGGCTCAGGAGCGGTTATGGTTGAAGTCAGTCAAGGACAGTATGAAAAACTCTATTGTGGCTAAGTTGGCGATGCAGGTGTCGTTATTCTACAAAGAAGCACACAAAATGGCAAATATCAGTAGGATAGTCCGCACAGAATTGGTATATACCATGGAGGCTAAGTCACGGTACTTTGCAGCTGTTGCATACTATCGGAATGCATTACATTTCGGTGAAAAGCAGGAGTTTGGCAATGAGGTTCGTTCTTTGAGAGAAGCTCAGTATAATGTCCTGAAAGCTGGCAGTAACTCGGATGTCGActcttttaaaaaagaGATTGCGGACTCGCTGAGAGTTTGCGAAAGGAATAATGATCTGATATATCTTCAAGCGGTCCCTGAAAACTGCCCAGTAGT
The Eremothecium sinecaudum strain ATCC 58844 chromosome II, complete sequence DNA segment above includes these coding regions:
- the SCJ1 gene encoding Scj1p (Syntenic homolog of Ashbya gossypii AER346W; Syntenic homolog of Saccharomyces cerevisiae YMR214W (SCJ1)), which translates into the protein MARWRFFAGLLLFPLLVFSQDYYAILGVNKGATDKEIKSAYRQLSKKYHPDKNPGDESAHHHFIEVGEAYEALSDPEKRKIYDQFGAEALKNGGGGAGGGPNGGFHDPFDIFEQMFGGGAGGGGFHSGGRMRKQKGQSLQVQDEITLKQYYHGTTVEFGLAMNDFCDHCQGSGSEDGKVERCAQCNGRGIVIQVIRQGFMTQQIQQMCPKCEGNGEVIQHKCKVCQGAKVVRKNKNFSAQVPAGAPRDYVAVKHGQAEKSPNTEPGDLYIKVVEAGHGNMGYRRRGQDLFRTEVLSLKEALQGGWTRSIEFLDPEKTVEISRKSGRTVQNGEVERIPGFGMPIDDGRRFGDLFIDYVVLLPGKYDQAFLRDEL
- the CEF1 gene encoding Cef1p (Syntenic homolog of Ashbya gossypii AER344W; Syntenic homolog of Saccharomyces cerevisiae YMR213W (CEF1)), whose product is MHGVPIYVKGGVWTNLEDQILKAAIQKYGTHSWNKVASLLQKKSGKQCQNRWNEYLNPRLNFEKWSKEDDVKLLRLGKLLPNQWRTIGDMMGRTAQLCLDRYNKLLEEDGEQDTLRVGEFNPNADTQAARPDREELEDDEREMLAEARARLLNTQGKKATRKIRERMLEESKRVAYLQKRRELKQAGVDSKIRAPKKKFATQLDYNKEIPYEQAPVGGIYDTTEEDQRLKAQLEKFEKQVDKKGLRSTAATKKSTGKKKRVLEDASDKKIVGVDNVVNNEYKKPKLELPPSGTVAESSSSSVAAIRKEILANRSQGSIFDVDPSSTALISPPAPTLKSKPKAFLTRLFAQLPAPKNDFELVFEDDQVTSPNSPASPNGSQDLPSTAEDHAVDVLLPWTCESLERNDLTIPSPVPEVKDEVDHFYNLHIEAKRTETDTYENPALLQIRDSLLNSISAEEQNDHNPQVEVLLSKRPSPEALRTRIQQLQTSILSMSNQENPPASIIEQTLQASCDLTSTLLPKLLSNGHSYHLNYAKYQNEHLTIEERKAAMQLLIQSQCSST
- the EFR3 gene encoding Efr3p (Syntenic homolog of Ashbya gossypii AER343C; Syntenic homolog of Saccharomyces cerevisiae YMR212C (EFR3)), which encodes MVSLFSPKHQKLVNQCYPTGRTPDKKPKSSETSYLLYYVNSRRTKLEKVGAYLVKRTTTDLNHRRIGNVMVTLELLDKIIVSCKENLNVFLKEFLDIMIKTLNNNNFNIDVSVVEKIETAFGSICQHLDGVLCNGDLEFIQMYETFVNIYFQVVTERLKNDDLLMKGCLDISKTTSLASNPQVSVLMARAVELALCKFQELHLRFQGEYLDVDLSPSERRLSRSQTHVAGLEEVQNPMDYSEMALQSFFNTTETDKLSISIRALIKRLIEVPNKDLLQYISNRIPVQLRYIIILLFTRALTTHDESSVVLLKLMTTLLVSEVSIIGLSVLDFMRKITAFQLSNTTHPQIVDACTQTISALNRKCYYKDQSLDMVSELLLKLKDISSPVHKEILIGDLNAILKTISAPFITLDVFLEVAPYVDNHLELFSFVTEKIPGGFVMNMFFRYLINLKSKDEQEAILDAAFAKFKHFTLFSGLICFLEEGYARNNVYYSYHMRAAKFLELEDYYEQALRKKRENELFTRKDLVNYYSDPGCNKYAEKGLRILILQTNRVSSTDLVFETPPDGDVVDSSKFPLTPTTSQLQSKMLSNSDISIKSLDKLKTPKVSDLKKAARGIRLAKSHGSLHASQSIKSKITNITFLLNELNNDRDAAGVEDSEYAQADNSNNLVSPSPTCQMLSVGTPKKISLDDSFHDASADVSSTFRGKLFSS
- the CAF20 gene encoding Caf20p (Syntenic homolog of Ashbya gossypii AER345W; Syntenic homolog of Saccharomyces cerevisiae YOR276W (CAF20)) — encoded protein: MAIYTEEELLQLKPAQNGTVNFDVDAFKTMIAEVAEHHEIADLFHQKARRRSSHHQVVRPKLKGHKPKITTDEEGWSTTTRKASLAAGEEEEQQQPTFVAQETIKIKPNTKNIASSRPADVRDIVVDKPTMSFNAFAALESDEEEKV
- the GAS3 gene encoding putative 1,3-beta-glucanosyltransferase (Syntenic homolog of Ashbya gossypii AER347W; Syntenic homolog of Saccharomyces cerevisiae YMR215W (GAS3)), with protein sequence MVSLRSVLMLLALGSHYANAILPIEIKGRRFIKNVQVHSDSGVKLDSKVYFIKGVDYQPGGSSGYDPRSGKDLLSDRDICERDAAVFQALGINTVRIYSLNPDVNHDECMTIYNGAGISFILDVNSGEQGESLNRADPSSTYNERYLTRVFKFIEAFKEYTNVLGFFAGNEVINDQENSAWVSPQYIRAVQRDMKQYIAKHASRQIPVGYSAANIVELRGPTLDYLQCNSKDGSTIDSDLQESRSDFLGLNTYEWCSGSSDWKSSGYDKLNASVSDAVIPLLFSEVGCILHMPRIFDEISEGLFGGLINTFNGGLVYEYTKEANGYGLVEVDTEGNVKYLQDFANLREQYEKVTLPDINKDDVADTKIYKCADSEISAGYSNFGVKDFDVPDQPDEITHLIENGVNHNNIGKFVNITYNQNPSKYKVYDQQGTELNLTISYPPQNLRNAIVGGNIPEVASTTSRASSSSKNDAAAYGNKVSIGNSFFAVIASILLSFI